The Candidatus Planktophila sp. genomic interval TCAGGCAACACTAGTTGTGGAGGCAGCCTTTAGAAGTGGATCACTTCGCACTGCACGAGATGCAGCAGAGTTACTGAGACCAGTAATGGCTATTCCTGGACCGATTAATTCTCCAACTAGCGAGGGATGTCATCGATTAATAGGTGAGCGAGCAGCTGAGATCGTTACCTCGGTTGCAGATGCAGTGGAGTTTGTTGGTGCCAATAGATGAGAGAATAGGCGGATGAGTGAACATCGTTCGGGCTTTGTTGCCATTGTTGGCCGCCCAAACGTCGGAAAATCCACGCTTATTAACGCTTTAGTTGGTAGCAAGATTGCAATTACCTCACATCATCCCAACACGACTCGAACCGCGATTCGAGGCATCGTCCATGGCCCAGATTTTCAGGCGGTACTGGTGGATACTCCCGGAGTCCATAAGCCCAAAACGCTTTTAGGGCATCGTCTCAATGCAGTTGTTGATCAAAGTATGGACTCAGTTGATATTGTCATTATGTGTATTCCAGCCGATGAGTCATCTGGTGCCGGTGATTTATTTATCTCTGCCGAGATTGCAAAACATCCACGAGCCAAGAAGTTTGCCGTCATTACTAAAACTGATTTAATTTCTAAAGAAAAATTAGCGATTCGCCTTGCCGGGATCATGGCCCTTGCACAGGGTTTTGTGTGGGATGAAATCATTCCCGTTTCCGCTGCGATTCACAATCAAATTGATTTATTAAACTCACTTATAGGAAACAATCTTCCAGTGGGTCCAGCATATTACCCAGCGGGTACAACGAGTGATCAAGCTATCGAACAGTTAATCTGTGAATTTATCCGTGAAGCCGCTTTGCAGGATGTGCGCGAAGAACTACCCCATTCAATAATGGTGACGATTGATGAGTTTGGCGAGCGAGAAGAGAAAGGTTCGCGTCCCTTCTATGACGTTCATTCAACGATCCATGTTGAGCGAGATACACAGCGCGCCATTTTGTTAGGTCATCAAGGCGTTCGGTTAAAGGAGATAGGCATTCGCGCGCGGGCAGATATCGAACGCGCACTGGAAGCCAAGATTTTCTTAGGATTACATATTAAGGTTTCAAAAGAGTGGCAGCGCGATCCAAAGCTTCTCGAGCGTTTAGGCTTCGGCGATAACCACTAGTTTGGATTTGCGACTAGCCAAGTAAGAGCCGAGCAAGACCAGTGGTAGACCAACAATAATTCCGAGAGTTATTGGCTCATTCAAAATAATGATTCCTAAGATAACGGCTACTGCGGTATTTACATAGGTCGTAAGTGAGCCGCGAGCCGGACCAATTTCGGCAATTATTATGAAGAAAAGCATGAATGCAATTGCGGTGGAAAAGACGCCAAGGGCAATGAGCGATGCAATGGCATTTACTGAGACTGGATTACTTGGCCACACAGCAATAGCAATTGGCATGTAGAAGAGAGCGGTAATTGCCATGGCCAAGCCATTTATAGCAACACCATCAACACCAGGTAGATTGGATGTAACCATTAATACGGCATAGGCATAGAGAATTGATGCCAGTATGACCATTGCGATGGCTTGTGGATTACTGTTTCCAGTAATTGATTCGATTCCGACGAGTGCAATTATTCCGATAAATCCAACGACTAAACCAAAGATGCGTTTGGGTTGCCACACCGAATGATCACCACGCATCGATGTGAAAATCGTTGCAAAAATCGGGACAGTTGCTACGAGAAGTCCGGCCAATCCCGATGAGATCTCTTTTTCGGCACTGGTGATCAGAATCCAGGGTCCAACCATTTCAAGAAATGCATAGGGCAAAACATATTTAATTCCGCGCAGTGCATCTATGAAGGTTTTTTTATGAATTGCAATCGGAATTAAAATCGTTGCGCCAATGAGAGTTCGACCCGCGACAATTAAAGCTGGCGGAATATCGGCAACTGCGACCTTCATTAATAGATAGGGGATTCCCCATAAAACACCGACTATGCCAAATTGGATCCAGGATTTACGTGACATTTAAGCAATCACACGGCGGTAAAGGGCGACCGTCGCGGCCGCGACTTCATCCCAGCCAAACTCATTCACGGTGCGCATGCGTCCAGCCGTCCCATACTTTTCAAGAAGCTCTGGTTGCGACATCAAACGAGTAATTGATTCGCTGAGAGATTTTTCGAATGGCATTGCATCGCCATTATAATCAACGAGTTCACCGGTCACTTTGTGTGCTACAACTTCAGGAATTCCACCGACACGAGATGCAAGGACAGCGGTTTCACATGCCATCGCCTCTAAGTTCACAATTCCAAGTGGCTCGTAAACCGAGGGACAGATAAAAAGTTCGGCGCCGGTTAACATTGCCGTTAATTCTGCATGGGGCAACATGTCTTTGATCCACCAGATATTTGTACGCGTTTTTTGTAGCTCGGCAATTAGCTCAGCGACTTCATTTCCTATTCCAGCTTCATCAGGGCTTCCCGCTGCCAAAACCAATCCATACTCATCTGGAACATTCTTCCAAGCGCGCAAAAGATGTGCCAAGCCCTTTTGACGAGTGATTCGACCTACGAAAATTGCATATCTGCCGCTCACGCCAAATTTCGCGGCCACTGAACTATCGTGATTAGGCGCAAATCTTGTTGTATCAATGCCATTTCGAATCGTGACAACTTTGTTCGGATCAATTGTTGGATAAGCGGCCAGAACATCTGCGCGCATGCCATCGCTGACAGCAATAATTGCCGCCGCCGCTTCAAATGCAGTTTTTTCCGCCCACGAAGAGATTGCATAACCTCCACCTAGTTGTTCGGATTTCCAGGGTCGTAAAGGTTCCAGCGAATGAGCACTGACAATATGAGGAATTGCGTACTGCAAAGCGCCAATATGCCCAGCCATATTTGCATACCACGTATGTGAGTGCACAACATCAACTCCATCTAAGTGGGATGCAATCTCTAGATCGGTGACAAGTGCTTGAACGGCAGGGTTTGCATCGATAAATTCTGATGGGGTTGAGTAACCAAAGGCATCCTCGCGTGGACCACCAAAACAGTGAACGTCGACAGTAGTTCCATCAACTGCGCGAATCGCTTGAGTTAGCTCTACAACATGCACGCCGGCACCACCATAAATAGCAGGGGGCCACTCTTTAGTAACTATTGCAATTTTCAATCTGTTCATCACATTCCCCCTACCCTGGCTAAGAGGCACAGGCTATCGTTAGCGCATGGCAAACCTGAAACTACCGCTAGGCATAGTCCTTGCTGGTGGTGAAGGTAAGCGTTTAATGCCACTTACCGCTGACCGAGCTAAACCTGCAGTTCCATTTGGTGGCTCTTATAGGTTAATTGACTTTGTTTTATCAAACTTAGTAAATGCTAATATGTTAAAGATTGCAGTACTAACACAGTACAAATCTCACTCACTTGATAGGCACATCACCACAACGTGGCGCATGTCGGCCTTACTTAGCAATTACGTCACTCCAGTACCAGCTCAGCAACGATTGGGTCCGCGCTGGTATACAGGAAGCGCCGATGCGATTTTACAAAACTTCAATTTAATTCACGATGAAGATCCAAAACATGTTTTAGTTTTCGGTGCAGATCACGTGTATCGAATGGATCCGGGTCAGATGTTTGAACAACATGTTGAATCTGATGCCGGAGTAACCGTTGCAGCGATCCGAATGCCACGATCAGAGGCTCATGAGTTTGGTGTTATTGAACTAGCCGACGATGGAATAACCATTAAGGCTTTCCATGAAAAGCCATCAGATCCGCCAGCCATGCCAGGACACCCAGATTTGTGCCTTGTATCAATGGGCAATTACATTTTTAAACGCGATGTCATGGAAGAAACACTTTTAATTGATGCGCAAGATATTGAGTCGCGTCATGACTTAGGTGCAAATATAATTCCATTTCTCACAAAAAACGGCGTCGCTAAAGTCTATGATTTTGCGCATAACGTAGTGCCAGGAGAAACCGAGAGAGATAAAGGTTATTGGCGCGATGTTGGTTCAATTGATACTTATTACGATGCACATATGGATCTCGTGTCAGTTCATCCAATCTTTAATCTCTATAATCGCGATTGGCCACTTCTAACAAATCCGCCGTCTTTACCACCTGCAAAATTTAGTGAAGGCGGCGCTGCGCATGATTCAATCGTTGGCGCTGGATCGATTATTTCTGGCGGAATACTGCACAATTCAGTTGTTTCCTATGATGTAGCCGTAGGGCGAGGCTCACTTATTGAAGGCTCCGTTTTGATGCCCTCAGTGCACATCGGTGATAGGGCAATAGTTCGAAAAGCAATCCTTGATAAAAATGTATATGTAGAACCAGGTGCACAAATCGGCGTTGATTTAGAACGCGATCGCCAACGTTTTACTATTAGTCCAGGTGGAATAATAGTTGTAGGT includes:
- the era gene encoding GTPase Era translates to MSEHRSGFVAIVGRPNVGKSTLINALVGSKIAITSHHPNTTRTAIRGIVHGPDFQAVLVDTPGVHKPKTLLGHRLNAVVDQSMDSVDIVIMCIPADESSGAGDLFISAEIAKHPRAKKFAVITKTDLISKEKLAIRLAGIMALAQGFVWDEIIPVSAAIHNQIDLLNSLIGNNLPVGPAYYPAGTTSDQAIEQLICEFIREAALQDVREELPHSIMVTIDEFGEREEKGSRPFYDVHSTIHVERDTQRAILLGHQGVRLKEIGIRARADIERALEAKIFLGLHIKVSKEWQRDPKLLERLGFGDNH
- a CDS encoding DMT family transporter, translated to MSRKSWIQFGIVGVLWGIPYLLMKVAVADIPPALIVAGRTLIGATILIPIAIHKKTFIDALRGIKYVLPYAFLEMVGPWILITSAEKEISSGLAGLLVATVPIFATIFTSMRGDHSVWQPKRIFGLVVGFIGIIALVGIESITGNSNPQAIAMVILASILYAYAVLMVTSNLPGVDGVAINGLAMAITALFYMPIAIAVWPSNPVSVNAIASLIALGVFSTAIAFMLFFIIIAEIGPARGSLTTYVNTAVAVILGIIILNEPITLGIIVGLPLVLLGSYLASRKSKLVVIAEA
- the glgA gene encoding glycogen synthase, whose amino-acid sequence is MNRLKIAIVTKEWPPAIYGGAGVHVVELTQAIRAVDGTTVDVHCFGGPREDAFGYSTPSEFIDANPAVQALVTDLEIASHLDGVDVVHSHTWYANMAGHIGALQYAIPHIVSAHSLEPLRPWKSEQLGGGYAISSWAEKTAFEAAAAIIAVSDGMRADVLAAYPTIDPNKVVTIRNGIDTTRFAPNHDSSVAAKFGVSGRYAIFVGRITRQKGLAHLLRAWKNVPDEYGLVLAAGSPDEAGIGNEVAELIAELQKTRTNIWWIKDMLPHAELTAMLTGAELFICPSVYEPLGIVNLEAMACETAVLASRVGGIPEVVAHKVTGELVDYNGDAMPFEKSLSESITRLMSQPELLEKYGTAGRMRTVNEFGWDEVAAATVALYRRVIA
- the glgC gene encoding glucose-1-phosphate adenylyltransferase: MANLKLPLGIVLAGGEGKRLMPLTADRAKPAVPFGGSYRLIDFVLSNLVNANMLKIAVLTQYKSHSLDRHITTTWRMSALLSNYVTPVPAQQRLGPRWYTGSADAILQNFNLIHDEDPKHVLVFGADHVYRMDPGQMFEQHVESDAGVTVAAIRMPRSEAHEFGVIELADDGITIKAFHEKPSDPPAMPGHPDLCLVSMGNYIFKRDVMEETLLIDAQDIESRHDLGANIIPFLTKNGVAKVYDFAHNVVPGETERDKGYWRDVGSIDTYYDAHMDLVSVHPIFNLYNRDWPLLTNPPSLPPAKFSEGGAAHDSIVGAGSIISGGILHNSVVSYDVAVGRGSLIEGSVLMPSVHIGDRAIVRKAILDKNVYVEPGAQIGVDLERDRQRFTISPGGIIVVGKGIRVTA